A genomic segment from Microcella flavibacter encodes:
- a CDS encoding putative RNA methyltransferase, with amino-acid sequence MNTLESAFDILQCPSCGEPLAPAEGGATCANRHHFDSARQGYLSLRAAHKGKGKPASGDTVEMLEARERFQGAGFHDEITAAVLAQVPAEASGWLADIGGGTGHYAARILDDRPAMRGLVLDASTSAVRIATRAHERLAAVSADVWTGIPLRDASVDLALRVFAPGSAGELRRVLAPGGTAIVVVPEAEHLRELGHGLKLMRVPAGKAEEMAASIPDASSVVSVPVRRRVELTVEQALDAVFMGPNAFHQDREKVAAVLEEWKAPISVTIAVTVVAFTV; translated from the coding sequence GTGAACACCCTCGAGTCGGCCTTCGACATCCTCCAGTGCCCGAGCTGCGGTGAGCCGCTCGCGCCCGCCGAGGGCGGCGCCACCTGCGCCAACCGCCACCACTTCGACAGCGCCCGCCAGGGCTACCTCAGCCTGCGCGCCGCGCACAAGGGCAAGGGCAAGCCGGCGAGCGGCGACACCGTCGAGATGCTCGAGGCGCGCGAGCGGTTCCAGGGCGCGGGGTTCCACGACGAGATCACCGCGGCCGTGCTCGCGCAGGTGCCCGCCGAGGCCTCCGGCTGGCTCGCCGACATCGGCGGCGGCACCGGGCACTACGCCGCGCGCATCCTCGACGACCGCCCGGCGATGCGCGGGCTCGTGCTCGACGCCTCCACCTCGGCCGTGCGCATCGCGACCCGCGCGCACGAGCGCCTCGCCGCGGTGAGCGCCGACGTGTGGACGGGCATCCCGCTGCGCGATGCGAGCGTCGACCTGGCGCTGCGCGTGTTCGCGCCGGGCAGCGCGGGCGAACTGCGGCGCGTGCTCGCTCCCGGCGGCACGGCCATCGTGGTGGTGCCCGAGGCGGAGCACCTGCGCGAGCTCGGGCACGGGCTCAAGCTCATGCGCGTGCCGGCCGGCAAGGCGGAGGAGATGGCGGCGAGCATCCCGGATGCGTCGTCGGTCGTCTCGGTGCCCGTGCGCCGTCGCGTCGAGCTCACCGTCGAGCAGGCGCTCGACGCCGTCTTCATGGGGCCGAACGCGTTCCACCAGGATCGCGAGAAGGTCGCCGCCGTGCTCGAGGAGTGGAAGGCGCCGATCAGCGTGACCATCGCCGTGACGGTCGTGGCGTTCACGGTCTGA
- a CDS encoding sensor histidine kinase, which yields MTTAAPDTSAPGPDVASYPAPAPAVADPARPPVDWSYGALWRAVPRGLVYLVPTFVIAIAVSALLNSMFSGSVGLLLLVIGVPLLLLTLLVARWTGALEVLRLRWAGHAEIVEPHWRLEGETSAWRRMLHPFANGHYWLSLLHGAIVAPLIATLTFIVTVLWLSLIAALVVLPFSFIGGWDGLVGVGPFDGELRAVGIVLAVVLGVVALVTLPYVVRASVWLHAVVARPFLGRFKSEALENQVSSLFSSRQAAVAAEGTSLRRIERDIHDGPQQRLIRLQMDLAAAERRVDTAPEEARELLQAARRQAQDALDELRALSRGFAPPLLMDRGLFAALESLATRSSIPVSLRSTLGSSVDLPDEVARTAYFTASELIANVAKHSGATAATLEVVRTEAELVIRVTDDGHGGAVERTGHGLAGLRERSAGLGGTIELSSPAGGPTVVTVSLPVLGVAQPGA from the coding sequence ATGACCACCGCCGCCCCCGACACCTCGGCCCCCGGGCCCGACGTCGCCTCGTACCCCGCGCCCGCGCCGGCCGTCGCCGATCCCGCGCGCCCGCCCGTCGACTGGTCGTACGGCGCCCTATGGCGCGCCGTGCCCCGCGGCCTCGTCTACCTCGTCCCCACCTTCGTCATCGCGATCGCCGTCTCGGCGCTGCTCAACTCGATGTTCTCCGGCTCGGTGGGGCTGCTGCTCCTCGTCATCGGCGTGCCCCTGCTGCTGCTGACGCTGCTCGTCGCCCGCTGGACGGGCGCGCTCGAGGTGCTGCGCCTGCGCTGGGCCGGCCACGCCGAGATCGTCGAGCCGCACTGGCGCCTCGAGGGCGAGACGAGCGCGTGGCGGCGCATGCTGCACCCCTTCGCCAACGGCCACTACTGGCTGAGCCTGCTGCACGGCGCGATCGTCGCGCCGCTCATCGCGACGCTGACGTTCATCGTCACCGTGCTGTGGCTCTCGCTCATCGCCGCGCTCGTCGTCCTGCCGTTCTCCTTCATCGGCGGCTGGGACGGCCTGGTGGGCGTCGGCCCCTTCGACGGCGAGCTGCGCGCCGTCGGCATCGTGCTCGCCGTCGTGCTCGGCGTCGTCGCGCTCGTCACCCTGCCCTACGTCGTGCGGGCATCCGTCTGGCTGCACGCGGTCGTCGCGCGCCCCTTCCTCGGCCGCTTCAAGAGCGAGGCGCTCGAGAACCAGGTCTCGAGCCTGTTCAGCTCGCGCCAGGCCGCCGTCGCCGCCGAGGGCACCTCATTGCGCCGCATCGAGCGCGACATCCACGACGGCCCGCAGCAGCGCCTCATCCGCCTGCAGATGGATCTCGCCGCCGCCGAGCGCCGCGTCGACACCGCGCCCGAGGAGGCGCGCGAGCTGCTGCAGGCCGCCCGCCGCCAGGCGCAGGACGCGCTCGACGAGCTGCGCGCCCTCTCGCGCGGCTTCGCGCCGCCGCTGCTCATGGACCGCGGGCTGTTCGCCGCGCTGGAGTCCCTCGCGACGCGGTCGAGCATCCCGGTCAGCCTGCGCTCAACCCTCGGCTCGTCGGTCGACCTGCCCGACGAGGTCGCCCGCACCGCGTACTTCACCGCCAGCGAGCTCATCGCCAACGTCGCCAAGCACTCCGGCGCGACCGCCGCGACGCTCGAGGTGGTGCGCACCGAGGCCGAGCTCGTCATCCGGGTCACCGACGACGGGCACGGCGGCGCGGTCGAGCGCACGGGCCACGGGCTCGCCGGCCTGCGCGAGCGCAGCGCGGGCCTCGGCGGCACGATCGAGCTGTCGAGCCCCGCGGGCGGCCCGACCGTCGTCACCGTCAGCCTGCCCGTGCTCGGCGTCGCCCAGCCGGGTGCCTAG
- a CDS encoding response regulator transcription factor produces the protein MPALRVAVADDSVLLREGLVRVLEDAGLEVVGAYGDADALLAALPTLQPDAVVLDVRMPPTFRDEGVRAAIELRRRHPRVGILLLSQYVEVAYAQELLAAGTGGIGYLLKDRVVSLDEVREALERVAAGGTVLDPEVVGQLMARRVDPLQSLTGREREVLERMAQGRSNAAIAQALVIRTGAVEKHISAIFSKLGLEEGGGDHRRVLAVIAWLQRGAAG, from the coding sequence GTGCCAGCCCTTCGCGTCGCCGTCGCCGATGACTCGGTGCTGCTGCGCGAGGGGCTCGTGCGCGTGCTCGAGGACGCGGGGCTCGAGGTCGTCGGCGCCTACGGCGATGCGGATGCCCTGCTCGCGGCCCTGCCGACGCTCCAGCCCGACGCGGTCGTGCTCGACGTGCGCATGCCGCCGACGTTCCGCGACGAGGGGGTGCGCGCGGCGATCGAGCTGCGGCGGCGGCACCCGCGGGTCGGCATCCTGCTGCTCTCGCAGTACGTCGAGGTCGCCTACGCTCAGGAGCTGCTCGCGGCCGGCACGGGCGGCATCGGCTACCTGCTGAAGGATCGCGTTGTCTCGCTCGACGAGGTGCGCGAGGCCCTCGAGCGCGTGGCGGCGGGCGGCACCGTGCTCGACCCCGAGGTCGTGGGGCAGCTCATGGCCCGCCGGGTCGACCCGCTGCAGTCGCTCACCGGCCGCGAGCGCGAGGTGCTCGAGCGCATGGCCCAGGGCCGCTCGAACGCGGCTATCGCGCAGGCCCTCGTGATCCGCACCGGTGCGGTCGAGAAGCACATCTCGGCGATCTTCTCCAAGCTCGGCCTCGAGGAGGGCGGCGGCGACCACCGCCGCGTGCTCGCCGTCATCGCGTGGCTGCAGCGGGGCGCCGCGGGCTGA
- a CDS encoding putative glycolipid-binding domain-containing protein, translating into MLLRLARRWQSLDVEPARVERATVEHGTAGGRATGAIVDAAGGIVLRYLVTWDARWCTRSVDVERASGPALALVADGRGGWADAAGALPRLDGALDVDLAGSPLTNTLPIRRLRLAVGGTADIVTAYVPDDGGPVRTSPQRYERLGAMQYRYSSLDSDFSALVDVDPVGMVERYEGLFARIP; encoded by the coding sequence ATGCTCCTGCGCCTCGCCCGCCGCTGGCAGTCGCTCGACGTCGAGCCCGCCCGCGTCGAGCGCGCCACCGTGGAGCACGGCACGGCCGGCGGCAGGGCGACGGGGGCGATCGTCGACGCGGCCGGCGGCATCGTGCTGCGCTACCTGGTGACGTGGGATGCCCGCTGGTGCACGCGCTCGGTCGACGTCGAGCGGGCATCCGGCCCCGCTCTCGCCCTCGTGGCCGACGGGCGCGGCGGCTGGGCCGATGCGGCCGGAGCCCTGCCGCGCCTCGACGGCGCCCTCGACGTCGACCTCGCCGGGTCGCCGCTCACGAACACCCTGCCGATCCGCCGCCTCCGGCTCGCGGTCGGCGGCACCGCCGACATCGTCACCGCGTACGTGCCCGACGACGGCGGCCCGGTCAGGACGAGCCCGCAGCGCTACGAGCGGCTCGGCGCGATGCAGTACCGCTACTCCTCGCTCGACAGCGATTTCTCGGCGCTCGTCGACGTCGATCCGGTCGGCATGGTCGAGCGCTACGAGGGGCTCTTCGCGCGCATCCCGTGA
- a CDS encoding DEAD/DEAH box helicase: protein MWRPERYDDPDEVETPDDAPTPDATSAGRAGALTLGDPAVSVGNIAAPVWERWRDEIAHLGGETPLLHFDDADRTRIELGTSHPGGLARFIAGSPTLLSNLVRDDIALRRARTAAERIADKGLELASVRGLDAVALGIGMVQWSHGGVDFRAPLLLRPLRLRRRGRDVELTLRGRVQVNPALVRSLAQQFSLHLDTEAFVALTDDEGTFKPNPPLDRLRGITAHLDGFTITPRLVVSTFAEVGAPMAADAHDLAHPVLDALAGNSSARWAVKESASPVEVTPADRRAPETDLMLLDADTEQETVIAHIAAGNSLVVKTLPGTGGTQTVINALGQLIAQNKRVLVVSSRRASLRSIAGRFTEIGLPGVAVSPAGLRRDLIRGIGRNEKAEKPQVGEVNEALSRLRGVLVDYREALSRPDPALGISVYDCVTELSRLALLPVPPTTRARLSRTAVELLAHDRAHASDVMVKAAQLGQFKYGPDDSPWFNARFGTSEEAHRAHDRAKRLHRELLPRLLERAGALIAATPMRPFDTLAELGIYLRLLTDIRDTLDKFQPAVFDRSLSELIAATAPRREGSSMPAATRRRLKGLAKEYLRPGVHVGDLHEALTRIQQQRILWQRYVPIGITPEVPVGIADVHHAYQQVEQDLEALDAPLGHDAKEQLLRHRRLADLVVLVEGLAADSDVLANLQERTALLQEMERWEVGPLLSDLAVRHVPHEQVSAELELAWWRSALDALLQADRALLGADTAVLDRLEADFRLVDEAHAAGTAALLGWQLAESWSIGITDWPDEAAELKALLKSGSITAAQLQRAAPHLSRPLAPVWLASPYDVHRISDDVPFDTVILLDAGAVTVPEVAGAIRRGRQVVAVGDPVTQSPSPFTVGLGDAAESAQGDGDVDARHAASALFQLADLLPVMSLTRSYRAGGEDLAELVNRRFYGGRIDSLPWAGSFLGHPSIAVDYLDDGHGMPDDESGAVESVDVEVRRVVDLVLEHASARPKESLMVITASVKHAARVQTAVLEAIGTRPDLHDFVLGDRPEPFAVMTIEQAVAQSRDRVVFSIGFGRTPHGRVLSEFGALGRPGGDRLLAVAMTRARRFVRIVSCIRADDLDDDRLSHGARALADLLADIEERRAAVPVPDDSDPMLVDLARRLELRGMRVALGHRGKFPLVASRGGYCVAVDTDAALAGTSLRESLRLRPDLLRRLGWHYARVHVFELFSRPDAVADHIASMAGIVPGQAPIDPAPAPRPAGTHANARAAAAMVETQPITTVG, encoded by the coding sequence GTGTGGCGACCCGAGCGATATGACGACCCCGATGAGGTCGAGACCCCTGACGACGCCCCGACCCCCGACGCGACGAGCGCCGGCCGGGCCGGTGCGCTCACCCTCGGCGACCCCGCGGTGAGCGTCGGCAACATCGCGGCCCCCGTCTGGGAGCGCTGGCGCGACGAGATCGCCCACCTCGGCGGCGAGACCCCGCTGCTGCACTTCGACGACGCCGATCGCACCCGCATCGAGCTCGGCACGAGCCACCCCGGCGGTCTCGCCCGCTTCATCGCCGGCAGCCCGACCCTGCTCAGCAACCTCGTGCGCGACGACATCGCCCTCCGCCGCGCCCGCACCGCGGCCGAGCGCATCGCCGACAAGGGCCTCGAGCTCGCGAGCGTGCGCGGCCTCGACGCCGTCGCCCTCGGCATCGGCATGGTGCAGTGGAGCCACGGCGGCGTCGACTTCCGCGCCCCGCTGCTGCTGCGCCCGCTGCGCCTGCGCCGTCGCGGGCGCGACGTCGAGCTGACCCTGCGCGGCCGCGTGCAGGTCAACCCCGCCCTCGTGCGCTCGCTCGCCCAGCAGTTCTCGCTGCACCTCGACACCGAGGCCTTCGTCGCGCTCACCGACGACGAGGGCACCTTCAAGCCGAACCCGCCGCTCGACCGCCTGCGCGGCATCACGGCGCACCTCGACGGCTTCACCATCACGCCGCGGCTCGTCGTCAGCACCTTCGCCGAGGTCGGCGCGCCCATGGCGGCCGATGCCCACGATCTGGCGCATCCCGTGCTCGACGCCCTCGCCGGCAACTCGAGCGCCCGCTGGGCGGTGAAAGAGAGCGCGAGCCCCGTCGAGGTCACGCCCGCCGACCGCCGCGCCCCCGAGACCGACCTCATGCTGCTCGACGCCGACACCGAGCAGGAGACGGTCATCGCGCACATAGCGGCCGGCAACTCGCTCGTCGTCAAGACGCTGCCCGGCACGGGCGGCACGCAGACCGTCATCAATGCGCTCGGTCAGCTCATCGCGCAGAACAAGCGCGTGCTCGTCGTCAGCTCGCGCCGTGCGAGCCTGCGCTCGATCGCCGGCCGCTTCACCGAGATCGGGCTGCCCGGCGTCGCCGTGAGCCCGGCCGGCCTGCGCCGCGACCTCATCCGCGGCATCGGCCGCAACGAGAAGGCCGAGAAGCCGCAGGTGGGCGAGGTCAATGAGGCGCTCAGCCGCCTGCGCGGCGTGCTCGTCGACTACCGCGAGGCGCTCTCGCGCCCCGACCCCGCGCTCGGCATCAGCGTCTACGACTGCGTCACCGAGCTCAGCCGCCTCGCGCTGCTGCCCGTGCCGCCGACGACGCGCGCCCGCCTCAGCCGCACCGCGGTCGAGCTGCTCGCGCACGACCGCGCCCACGCCAGCGACGTCATGGTGAAGGCCGCGCAGCTCGGGCAGTTCAAGTACGGGCCCGACGACTCACCCTGGTTCAACGCCCGCTTCGGCACGAGCGAGGAGGCGCACCGCGCGCACGACCGCGCCAAGCGCCTGCACAGGGAGCTGCTGCCGCGCCTGCTCGAGCGCGCCGGCGCCCTCATCGCCGCCACGCCCATGCGGCCCTTCGACACGCTCGCCGAGCTCGGCATCTACCTGCGCCTGCTCACCGACATCCGCGACACGCTCGACAAGTTCCAGCCCGCGGTGTTCGACCGCTCGCTCAGCGAGCTCATCGCCGCGACCGCCCCGCGCCGCGAGGGCTCGAGCATGCCCGCCGCCACGCGCCGCCGACTCAAGGGCCTCGCCAAGGAGTACCTGCGCCCCGGCGTGCACGTCGGCGACCTGCACGAGGCGCTCACGCGCATCCAGCAGCAGCGCATCCTCTGGCAGCGCTACGTGCCGATCGGCATCACGCCCGAGGTGCCGGTGGGCATCGCCGACGTGCACCACGCGTATCAGCAGGTCGAGCAGGATCTCGAGGCGCTGGATGCCCCGCTCGGGCACGACGCCAAGGAGCAGCTGCTGCGCCACCGCCGCCTCGCCGACCTCGTCGTGCTGGTCGAGGGCCTCGCCGCCGACAGCGACGTGCTCGCGAACCTGCAGGAGCGCACCGCCCTGCTGCAGGAGATGGAGCGCTGGGAGGTCGGGCCGCTGCTGAGCGACCTCGCCGTGCGCCACGTGCCGCACGAGCAGGTCTCGGCCGAGCTCGAGCTGGCCTGGTGGCGCTCGGCCCTCGACGCCCTGCTGCAGGCCGACCGCGCCCTCCTCGGCGCCGACACCGCCGTGCTCGACCGCCTCGAGGCCGACTTCCGCCTCGTCGACGAGGCGCACGCCGCCGGCACGGCCGCCCTTCTCGGGTGGCAGCTCGCCGAGAGCTGGTCGATCGGCATCACCGACTGGCCCGACGAGGCCGCCGAGCTCAAGGCGCTGCTGAAGAGCGGCTCGATCACGGCCGCGCAGCTGCAGCGCGCCGCCCCGCACCTCAGCCGCCCGCTCGCGCCGGTCTGGCTCGCCTCGCCCTACGACGTGCACCGCATCAGCGACGACGTGCCCTTCGACACGGTCATCCTGCTCGACGCCGGGGCGGTCACCGTGCCCGAGGTCGCCGGGGCGATCCGGCGCGGGCGCCAGGTGGTCGCCGTCGGCGACCCCGTCACGCAGAGCCCCTCGCCCTTCACGGTCGGGCTGGGCGACGCGGCCGAGAGCGCGCAGGGCGACGGCGACGTGGATGCCCGGCACGCGGCATCCGCCCTGTTCCAGCTCGCCGACCTCCTGCCCGTCATGTCGCTCACGCGCTCGTACCGCGCCGGCGGCGAGGATCTCGCCGAGCTCGTCAACCGCCGCTTCTACGGCGGCCGCATCGACTCGCTGCCCTGGGCCGGCTCCTTCCTCGGCCACCCGAGCATCGCCGTCGACTACCTCGACGACGGCCACGGCATGCCCGACGACGAGTCGGGAGCGGTCGAGAGCGTCGACGTCGAGGTGCGCCGCGTCGTCGACCTCGTGCTCGAGCACGCGAGCGCCCGCCCCAAGGAGTCGCTCATGGTCATCACCGCGAGCGTCAAGCACGCCGCGCGCGTGCAGACCGCGGTGCTCGAGGCCATCGGCACCCGCCCCGACCTGCACGACTTCGTGCTCGGCGACCGGCCCGAGCCCTTCGCCGTCATGACGATCGAGCAGGCCGTCGCGCAGAGCCGCGACCGCGTCGTCTTCTCGATCGGCTTCGGCCGCACCCCGCACGGCCGCGTGCTGAGCGAGTTCGGCGCCCTCGGCCGACCGGGCGGCGACCGCCTGCTCGCCGTCGCGATGACCCGCGCCCGCCGATTCGTGCGCATCGTCAGCTGCATCCGCGCGGACGACCTCGACGACGACCGCCTGTCGCACGGCGCGCGCGCGCTCGCCGACCTGCTCGCCGACATCGAGGAGCGTCGCGCCGCCGTGCCGGTGCCCGACGACTCCGACCCGATGCTCGTCGACCTCGCCCGCCGCCTCGAGCTGCGCGGCATGCGCGTCGCCCTCGGCCACCGCGGCAAGTTCCCGCTCGTCGCGAGCCGCGGCGGCTACTGCGTCGCCGTCGACACCGATGCCGCGCTCGCGGGGACGAGCCTGCGCGAGTCGCTGCGCCTGCGCCCCGACCTGCTGCGCCGCCTCGGCTGGCACTACGCGCGCGTGCACGTGTTCGAGCTGTTCAGCCGGCCCGACGCGGTCGCCGACCACATCGCCTCGATGGCGGGCATCGTGCCCGGTCAGGCTCCGATCGACCCGGCTCCGGCCCCGCGACCGGCGGGCACCCACGCCAACGCCCGCGCCGCTGCGGCGATGGTCGAGACCCAGCCGATCACGACGGTCGGCTGA